The Miscanthus floridulus cultivar M001 chromosome 7, ASM1932011v1, whole genome shotgun sequence genome includes a region encoding these proteins:
- the LOC136464017 gene encoding lipid droplet phospholipase 1-like, with the protein MGDLGGGDWRKAVADKGPAEAAAWPDHLVVMVHGIVGSTADWKFGAEQFDKLLSDKVIVHRSNRNMHKLTLDGVDVMGERLAQEVIEEINRRPYIKKISFVAHSVGGLVARYAIGRLYKPPKRTSENTPQTLDDNNRGTIHGLEAVNFITVASPHLGSRGNKQVPFLFGVTAIENFACHIIHLIFGRTGKHLFLTDNDDGKPPLLQRMVDNWGDLQFMSALQAFKRRVAYSNVGHDHIVGWRTSSIRKDSELPKWVDSTNKIYPHIVYEELSKAEAPNQCADTDNCTLEERLLQGLKRVSWEKVDVSFHNSKVRSAAHSVIQVKDPAMHSEGADVIQHMIDQFIL; encoded by the exons ATGGGTGACCTGGGAGGAGGGGACTGGCGGAAGGCGGTGGCCGACAAGGGGCCGGCGGAAGCCGCCGCCTGGCCCGACCACCTGGTGGTCATGGTCCACGGGATCGTCGGGAG CACAGCAGATTGGAAGTTTGGAGCTGAGCAGTTTGATAAGCTGCTCTCAGACAAAGTTATAGTTCATC GTAGCAACCGCAACATGCACAAGCTAACTTTAGATGGTGTTGATGTGATGGGTGAACGATTGGCACAAGAG GTTATTGAAGAAATCAACAGAAGACCATATATCAAAAAGATATCTTTTGTTGCACACTCTGTTGGAGGATTGGTTGCTAGATACGCTATTGGAAGACTTTATAAACCACCTAAACGAACATCCGAAAATACTCCGCAAACGCTGGATGACAACAATAGAGGTACCATACATGGACTCGAGGCAGTGAACTTTATAACAGTTGCGTCACCGCATCTTGGTTCCAGAGGAAATAAGCAG GTTCCTTTCCTTTTTGGAGTTACTGCAATTGAAAATTTTGCGTGCCACATCATTCATTTGATATTTGGAAGAACTGGAAAACACCTCTTTCTTACTGACAATGATGATGGAAAGCCTCCATTGCTGCAACGGATGGTGGACAATTGGGGGGACCTGCAGTTCAT GTCTGCTTTGCAAGCATTTAAACGACGTGTTGCATACTCCAATGTTGGTCATGATC ATATTGTTGGGTGGAGAACATCATCGATCAGAAAAGATTCTGAACTACCCAAG TGGGTTGATTCAACCAACAAGATTTACCCACATATTGTATATGAGGAACTATCCAAAGCAGAAGCTCCTAATCAATGTGCTGACACGGACAACTGCACATTAGAAG AACGCCTTTTACAAGGACTTAAGCGTGTGTCATGGGAAAAGGTGGATGTTAGCTTCCACAACAGTAAAGTAAGATCTGCAGCACATAGTGTGATTCAG GTAAAAGATCCTGCGATGCATAGCGAAGGTGCCGATGTCATACAACATATGATTGACCAATTCATTCTATAG